From Malus sylvestris chromosome 1, drMalSylv7.2, whole genome shotgun sequence:
TAGAAGAGTATAATTTGAGCCAGATAAATGTTCAAGCCCAACAAGAATCTCGGGTCAGATAATGTTGAAGATTCAGATTTGAGCTATGGGCCTCAAGCTCTTTGGAAGGCAATTTTTTTCAtcagaaaaaaagggaaaataaaaaatgaggaTGAGCACTCCACAATCATCCatttgaacaaaaacaaaataaaacaagtggTCATTTACGACAGTGATATAAAGATGTTGAGTTTTTGTATGAAGGCGTGATTTTAAATTCCGTTTATGACTAATCTAATAAAATCTATCatttaacaaaaaacaaaaacaaaaacaaaacaaaaataaacgaacttataatttattggtgAATTGAATCCAATTGATATGAAAGAAtatttgcttttcttttccctGTTTTCGAACAAGCTATGCCATGTATGGAAAGGGATCATTTCCGGATCCCTTCCATCGAATCATCTAATTCGGACCCTttaatcaaacggttaaagttattataaggGATCTCATGTTTgtagtcgtttgatcaaatttcaatgatccagaTTGATTAATTGGATGAATTTGGTAAAAGGGAACCGGAGAAAATCCCTTTCCGCCATGTATATCACTTTGTCTCCTTTTTTGGGAAAAGCCCCTGAAGACCTTTGTGACCTAGCTAATAGCTTGTAAATCTTCTTAAAGGGcctgcaatatatatatatattttttttcgagTCAGATCAATggaattaataaataaataaataaggtaCGGGAGAATCTCGGATGCAATGTACGGTATGTATATCTTTGATCATGtgatgaataaaactaatataaaatatatccCGGTTGTATATTAGAATCTCTCTGCAATAACGCCTCAAAATCATGATAACGTTAACTACCTGAGTCGAAGGTATAAGGTTATGGCAGGTAGTGTCACAAGGATATGGGCAATCAATTTCCCTTGTTACTCTTCTGCTGAAGTACCAATCACCTACTGCTTCTGCAATcgtctacaaaaaaaaaaaaaacctcatcaATCCACAACCTCTACCAAAACCTTCTTGCATTCTTAGCATATGAAATGACATGGGCGACCCCAATTCGACAAGGTTTCTCGCTTTGCGAGAGTCGGGAGTACGCGACCTTACCCTTCGTTtaaattgtagcatatgaaatgACATGAATCTCCTTAAATTGTGGAAATATTAACATTAATACCTTATTGTGTACTCTTGGAGAATCGTCACCAAACCATGTGTCTTGAGACTCACTTTGGCAATGAGCAAAGCATGAATTGAGGAAAATCCCTCCTCTTCTGGAATATTTGTAGAACAATCCCATCGCGACAATCATATCACGCCTGAATTCTGACGATTAAGAGAAAAAGAGCGATGATTCAGCTACCGCAGAGTCCGTGATCGTGCTTTGGTTAAGGAAAATGATGCAACTTGAAGGGGGAAAAAAGGAAAGAACTGAAGAAGAACCTTGCAATGTATTTAGCTGGTCAGGATTGCATTCTGCAGGATTCAATTTGCAACGGTTCCAATGTCCGCGTGGATCAGCTAAAGGCGGAACCAGTATGTGATGGAACTGTGGACAATACGAGGTCCATTAATTGATAAGGACTGTTTATGTGCATCATGTGACGAGAgatgcagagagaaaggaggtATGAAACATATTGCAGCTAAGTTTCACGCCtactaattatttcaaaatttatacCTGGTAAACGTCATAGGCTGAGTTCAATATGAAGAAAGGTGTTGTGATGAATTTCAGTGCATACTGTGGAAAGAAATGTTGAAATGTCTCACATCGACCGTATCAATgacaaaagaagagtttaaatatcctaaccccactctaactaataccgaggccttttgtgataaaaccccacacctaacGGATTGcgcaggtggtaattaccaagttggggacaatatcggtgttgttggaagtgggccgtATGGCCCGTCTCTCTAATATttctatatggtatcagagccagggagCGGGCCCGTACCGTACtgccacgtgatgggtgggtccccttggccccgcgcgatgatggtgggtcccttggcccTGCGTGTAGGGTGAGCCcccttggctccacgtggttgtcgatgtgtggatctcctACGTGTGACCTGCTAATTGGGTCCcacgtgagggggcgtgttgaaatgtcccacatcgaccgtatcaatgacaaaagaagagtttaaatatcctaacccAAGCAGGGTCCcacgtgagggggcgtgttgaaatgtcccacatcgaccgtatcaatgacaaaagaagagtttaaatatcctaaccccactctaactaataccgaggccttttgtgataaaaccccacacccttttgtgataaaaccccacacctgacggattgtgcaggtggtaattaccaagttggggacaatatcggtgttgttggaagtgggccgtATGGCCCGTCTCTCTAATATTTCTATAAGAAACACTGCATCAAAACATAGCAAATGTTAAAAACCAGGTGATTAACATGCATTAATCGGCTAACAGCTCAACGATCAATGCTACGAAAATCTTACCAGCTCGGGATAAATGGAATTCTTGGTACCGTTCTCCTCTAGATTCTTCTCTACTCCCTGCCTTCCATATAATAAGAACATGGAAAatatagaataaaaaaaaattttggtttatttCGGCATTAGAACTTGTTACCTGTAGAGTCACAAGATCTATGGTGTGGTTCAAGCTTATATCTCGTTTGCAAAAAAATGTGACGCCGAAAGTGGAAGATATAATGATACATGCATTAACTGCAAAGTACTTTGGCGTTGGAAAATTGACGTAACGAACTTACTCATCCAGAAAGAATCCGGCATCACTCAAGCATTTTACACTGGCGTTGCTTGGTAAGTATTTGGTGAAGTTGTTACAATGCAAAAATGATGCTAAACCACCAGCAGAACAACCTGATAAAAGAGCCTAGAAAACAGATGGAATGTGACAAAGTAACTGAATTCGAGTGCCTAAGTTCGTGTCAAAAATGTCAGAAGAATTTATCTGATCGATCAGTGTTACCTTACGCGCTTGTCCTAGACCTTTCGGCAGAAGATCAAGGATGATTGCTTCCCAAATCTTTTGCCCTCTGAAATAGAGCAACGATGTCTGTCACAATCATTTCACACGAGCATTACGTGCAAAGAAATGATCAGTTAAGAATGTGGGAAGGAAATAGTTGTTTAGAGATAAGTACCCCGTTATTAACAACTGCATCTCCAGCAAATGAAGCTCCATCACAATATCTAAGCTTCACTCGGTTCCAGTTGTAAAATCTGGTTCAAAATTAGAATGTAGCGATGTACATCAAGCTTAGACGCTCCCTGACGTGCATAACAGGTAGAGGGaaccaataaaaaaagaaaggatcaaACTCAATGCCCATTTTTTAAAAAACAGGAGCACGACGACTAGTCCAAAGCTTAAGTAAGATAATAGGCCAATAATATCAATATGTATCAAACTTACGCGCTCACTCACATAGAGATACAAACTAGTAAGAAAAGTGAGATTGTTCGTATTCATGACATGGGAACACTGTGATGTGGCGTTTTGTAAATATGTTTAGACAAAACGTCTTTATTTCATTGGCCTCATCTTGACGGTGTTTTTGTGCCATGTAAGCCGTTCTGCATAGTCATGGGACATGCATAGGCCAATGTGCACTATGGACTATGTTTGGCATGGCCTTAAACAGTCCAACAACAAGAGGAAATGACAAAACTAGAAAGAGGCTGGAAGGATGGTCAGCTAGATCAGAAGCTACCACTGAGAAAATAGATGTCATCTCTATTTTTTTCCACGTGATCGGGACAACAGAAAAGCAAAGGATACATGGACTGTCTGcaaaaagtgatttttttttttttttagagacgGATTAGGCAAGATTAGTTATTCGTTAATAGTTATGTGCGAGGCACCAACTCTTTCTCGAAAAAGAAAGGAACTTTGCACCCAGTAACCC
This genomic window contains:
- the LOC126615244 gene encoding pectin acetylesterase 9-like; translated protein: MFIYLVCLDGSLPAYHLHRGFGAGARNWLLQFEGGGWYNDVKSCSDRANTRRGSTRYMSKWKVFSGILSNNASLNPGIVFYNWNRVKLRYCDGASFAGDAVVNNGTSLLYFRGQKIWEAIILDLLPKGLGQARKALLSGCSAGGLASFLHCNNFTKYLPSNASVKCLSDAGFFLDEQGVEKNLEENGTKNSIYPELGRCETFQHFFPQYALKFITTPFFILNSAYDVYQFHHILVPPLADPRGHWNRCKLNPAECNPDQLNTLQEFRRDMIVAMGLFYKYSRRGGIFLNSCFAHCQSESQDTWFGDDSPRVHNKTIAEAVGDWYFSRRVTREIDCPYPCDTTCHNLIPSTQAL